From the Actinomycetota bacterium genome, the window GACTTTGATCGATGCCGTAAGGCTTATGGGCGCGAGCAACTCCCAAGTTATGAGAAAAGTAGTTTTCCCCTCTTCTGTCCCCTGGATTCTCGCGGGAATTAAAGCGGGCTTGGGGGCGGCGCTGCTCGGTGCGATTGTCGGCGAGTATATAGGGGCGAATGCGGGATTAGGTTGGATGATAGAATATGCGGGCGGAATGTATGATATCACTCGCGTGTTTTCCTGCATCATCGTGCTCATGGTGATCATGGCAACCCTTAACAGTGGCTTGAGAGTTCTCGAAAAACATATGCTCAGGTGGCGCCCATCGAGCGAACAGACATCATTATGAAAGGGGGCGGGTAGCGACACGCTAATTTTTTATTATGTGAAGGGTTTATTTAAGAGTTTTTTTGGGGGAAGTCCTGTTTATTTAAGGAAGGAGTAAGGCGAATTGAAGAGAGTGTTAAGCATTATCGGCGTACTTATAATGGCCTTTACAATCATGTCGATGGCCACCTCATGCGCTAAACAATCGAGCACAAACGAGAGCGCAAACGAACCTGCGACGCAAAAACCGGCGGAGAAGAAGGAGCTAACGAAGATTGTCGTTGCTGAGCCGGGGAGAGGCGAATCATGGCTCCCCGTATATCTCGCGTCTACGCTTGGCTACTACGAAGACGAGGGCCTCGATGTCAGTTTCTCTTCGTTTAAGGGTGGGCCGCTCGTAATAGCGTCGCTTCTAGCCGGCGATACACAGTTTGCACTCACCGGCTACGAGCAGGTTATGAAGACCTATGAAAAAGGCAAAAGCACCAAGATGCTTTTGGCTACGACCGCTAAACACCCCTGGGGCTTCGTGACCGCCCCGAACATAAAGAGCATTTCTGAGCTGAAGGGAAAGACAGTAGCGGGTGGAATGCCGGGGTCCTCTCCAATGGCGTTTGCGAGGGCTTGCGTTAAGCTGGGTGGCCTCGACCCCGATAAGGATGTCTCGTTTGTTGACGTACCTAAGGGCTCGGAAGTAGCGGCGATGGAAAAAGGCGATATCGCCGGGTACGGGTTTGCCTGGGGCAGGGTCAAGATCGAACTTCTCAAGCGGGGAGGCAATCTCCTCATAGATTGTACCGACCCGGAGTGGCACAGGAAGGTCTTGGGTTCTGACGAATATCCGCTGTACGTTATCCAGGTGACCGATGAGTTTATCGAAGAGAAACCCGAAGTAGTTCAGGGGTTTGTAAGCGCTGTCGTCAGAGCTATGATATGGCAGAATAATCATTCAATTGGGGAGATAGCGGAGCAAGGCGCCCCAATGTTTCAGCTTACCGATAAGGAGATCTTACCGCAAGTTCTTGAGGAGACGATGAAGACTCAATCTAAAGACGGCTACTTTACCGAAGCAGGACACGACGCGGCAACTAGGCTGTCTCTCGATGTGGGTTTGATTACAAAGCCCGTTGATATGGAAAAAGTCGTCGATGAGTCGTTTCTGAATAAAGCCCACGATAAGTACGGTAAGTAATTAGTATATAAATCACTTATGCATATCCAAATAT encodes:
- a CDS encoding ABC transporter substrate-binding protein, which codes for MKRVLSIIGVLIMAFTIMSMATSCAKQSSTNESANEPATQKPAEKKELTKIVVAEPGRGESWLPVYLASTLGYYEDEGLDVSFSSFKGGPLVIASLLAGDTQFALTGYEQVMKTYEKGKSTKMLLATTAKHPWGFVTAPNIKSISELKGKTVAGGMPGSSPMAFARACVKLGGLDPDKDVSFVDVPKGSEVAAMEKGDIAGYGFAWGRVKIELLKRGGNLLIDCTDPEWHRKVLGSDEYPLYVIQVTDEFIEEKPEVVQGFVSAVVRAMIWQNNHSIGEIAEQGAPMFQLTDKEILPQVLEETMKTQSKDGYFTEAGHDAATRLSLDVGLITKPVDMEKVVDESFLNKAHDKYGK